One Pectobacterium carotovorum DNA segment encodes these proteins:
- the priA gene encoding primosomal protein N', whose translation MSVAQVALPVPLARTFDYLLPAGGIAPQVGARVSVSFGNRKAIGIITALSDTSELPLEQLKPVNDVLDEQPLFPPSLWRILLWAVEYYHYPIGEVLFHALPILLRQGKPAHRAPLWQWFATEQGRATPLSTLKRAVKQQQALAALLQSPIYRHQVSEIGLTETALQALRSKGLCELQAAEQTLRDWRQSFSLATDRLRLNTEQATAVGAIRSEDNHFAAWLLAGITGSGKTEVYLSVLENVLAQGKQALVLVPEIGLTPQTIARFRERFNAPVDVLHSALNDSERLAVWLRARSGEAAIVIGTRSALFTPFARLGLIVIDEEHDSSYKQQEGWRYHARDLAVFRAREEDIPIVMGTATPALETLYNVQIGKYRRLNLTKRAGNAALAKQHVIDLKGLALTAGLSQPLITRIRHHLTNDNQVILFLNRRGFAPVVMCHECGWIAECQRCDHYYTYHQHQKMLRCHHCDSQRPVPQQCPSCGSTNMVPVGLGTEQLEQSLAPLFPDVPITRIDRDTTSRKGALEQQLSQVRQGGARLLIGTQMLAKGHHFPDVTLVALLDVDGSLFSADFRAAERFAQLYTQVAGRAGRAGKAGEVALQTHHPEHPLLQTLLQQGYDAFASQALTERKSVFLPPFTSHILFRADDHDNQQAALFLQQLRNLLEASPLRDESLWLLGPVPALQPKRAGRFRWQLLLQHPSRALLQKLVRTSMALIGTLPQARKVKWMLDVDPTDG comes from the coding sequence ATGTCTGTCGCTCAGGTCGCTTTGCCCGTGCCATTGGCACGTACATTCGATTATTTGCTACCCGCAGGAGGCATCGCTCCGCAGGTCGGCGCGCGCGTCAGCGTCTCCTTTGGTAACCGTAAAGCGATCGGCATTATTACCGCGCTGAGCGACACCAGCGAACTTCCGCTTGAGCAATTAAAACCCGTGAATGACGTACTGGACGAGCAGCCTTTGTTTCCGCCCAGCCTGTGGCGCATTTTGCTGTGGGCCGTTGAGTATTATCACTATCCGATTGGCGAAGTGCTGTTCCACGCACTGCCGATCCTCCTGCGTCAGGGAAAACCTGCGCACCGAGCCCCGCTCTGGCAGTGGTTTGCCACCGAACAGGGTCGGGCGACGCCGCTCAGCACGCTCAAACGCGCCGTGAAGCAGCAACAGGCGCTGGCAGCCTTACTTCAGTCACCGATTTATCGCCATCAGGTAAGCGAAATCGGACTGACGGAAACGGCGTTGCAGGCGCTGCGCAGCAAAGGGCTGTGCGAATTGCAGGCCGCAGAGCAAACGCTTCGTGACTGGCGTCAAAGCTTTAGTCTGGCGACCGACCGGCTGCGTCTGAATACCGAACAGGCGACTGCCGTCGGTGCGATCCGCAGCGAAGATAACCACTTTGCCGCCTGGCTGCTCGCGGGTATCACCGGTTCGGGCAAAACCGAAGTCTATCTCAGCGTGCTGGAAAACGTACTGGCGCAGGGCAAGCAAGCGCTGGTGCTTGTGCCGGAAATTGGCCTGACGCCGCAAACCATCGCCCGCTTCCGCGAACGCTTTAACGCGCCGGTGGATGTGCTGCACTCTGCACTCAACGACAGCGAACGTCTTGCCGTCTGGCTACGTGCCCGCAGCGGTGAAGCCGCCATCGTCATCGGGACGCGGTCGGCATTATTTACTCCCTTTGCCCGTTTGGGGCTGATTGTGATCGATGAAGAACACGACAGTTCCTATAAACAGCAGGAAGGCTGGCGCTATCATGCCCGCGATTTGGCGGTGTTCCGCGCCAGAGAGGAAGATATTCCCATCGTGATGGGGACGGCGACGCCCGCACTGGAAACGCTGTATAACGTCCAGATCGGCAAGTATCGACGCTTGAATCTGACCAAAAGAGCGGGTAATGCCGCGTTGGCGAAACAGCACGTTATCGATCTGAAAGGACTGGCGCTGACGGCGGGGTTATCTCAGCCGCTGATTACCCGCATTCGCCACCATCTGACGAACGATAATCAGGTTATCTTGTTTCTTAATCGGCGCGGGTTCGCCCCCGTGGTGATGTGCCACGAGTGCGGCTGGATTGCAGAATGTCAGCGCTGCGATCACTACTATACCTATCACCAGCATCAGAAAATGTTGCGCTGCCACCACTGCGACAGCCAGCGTCCGGTGCCACAACAGTGTCCCAGCTGCGGCTCAACGAATATGGTGCCCGTCGGTCTGGGAACCGAGCAACTGGAGCAAAGCCTCGCCCCGCTATTTCCCGATGTCCCGATCACCCGCATCGACCGCGATACTACCAGCCGCAAAGGCGCGCTTGAACAACAGCTCTCGCAGGTCAGGCAAGGTGGCGCACGTCTTCTCATCGGCACACAGATGTTGGCGAAAGGCCATCACTTCCCTGACGTGACGCTGGTTGCCCTGCTGGACGTGGACGGTTCGCTGTTCTCTGCCGATTTCCGCGCAGCCGAGCGTTTTGCCCAGCTCTATACTCAGGTGGCAGGCCGCGCGGGACGTGCAGGCAAGGCAGGCGAAGTGGCGCTGCAAACTCACCACCCGGAACATCCGCTATTACAAACGCTGCTGCAACAGGGCTACGATGCCTTTGCCAGCCAGGCGCTTACCGAACGGAAAAGCGTCTTTCTGCCGCCGTTTACCAGCCATATCCTCTTCCGCGCTGACGATCACGATAATCAGCAGGCCGCCTTATTCCTCCAGCAACTGCGTAATTTACTGGAAGCGAGCCCGCTGCGGGACGAATCACTCTGGCTACTGGGGCCAGTCCCTGCTTTACAGCCAAAACGTGCGGGGCGCTTCCGCTGGCAGCTCTTGCTACAGCACCCTTCCCGAGCGCTATTACAAAAACTGGTCAGAACCTCAATGGCGCTGATCGGCACGCTGCCGCAGGCACGTAAAGTGAAATGGATGCTGGATGTCGACCCTACGGACGGTTAG
- the cytR gene encoding DNA-binding transcriptional regulator CytR, with product MKDVADEAGVSTATVSRTLMNPEKVSATTRRKVEQAVIAVGYSPHALNRNLKRNESRTILTIVPDICDPYFSEIFRGIEETAAEHGYLVLIGDCAHQHQKEKTFVDLIITKQIDGMLLLGSNLPFDAGQEEQRNLPPMVMANEFSPDLALPTVHIDNLTAAFEAVHYLHQAGHQRIACIAGPEHMHLSQYRLQGYIQALRRNGILIDNQYIFRGDFTYETGMNGLIALMQHPQPPSAIFCHSDLMALGVLAQARKMGLDIPRDLSVVGFDDIEQAKYSWPPLTSVAQPRYQIGREAMLLLLEQLQGNTVQSGSRLLSSELVIRDSVAAPNYARNRL from the coding sequence ATGAAAGACGTGGCGGATGAGGCAGGCGTTTCCACCGCGACCGTCTCCCGAACGTTAATGAACCCAGAAAAAGTCTCTGCGACCACCCGCAGGAAGGTCGAGCAGGCCGTCATCGCCGTTGGCTATTCGCCCCACGCGCTCAACAGGAACCTCAAGCGTAACGAATCACGTACGATCCTGACGATCGTGCCGGATATTTGCGATCCTTATTTCTCTGAAATATTTCGCGGGATCGAGGAAACGGCAGCCGAACACGGCTATCTGGTGTTGATTGGCGACTGTGCCCACCAGCATCAGAAAGAAAAAACCTTCGTCGACCTGATTATTACCAAGCAGATCGACGGCATGCTATTACTCGGCTCTAATCTGCCGTTTGACGCAGGTCAGGAAGAGCAGCGTAATCTGCCGCCGATGGTGATGGCGAATGAGTTTTCACCGGATCTGGCGCTGCCCACCGTGCATATCGATAACCTGACCGCCGCCTTTGAAGCCGTACATTATCTGCATCAGGCGGGTCATCAGCGCATCGCCTGCATTGCTGGCCCGGAGCACATGCACCTGAGCCAATATCGCCTACAGGGATATATTCAGGCCCTGCGGCGCAACGGGATTCTCATCGATAACCAGTATATCTTTCGGGGCGATTTCACCTACGAAACCGGGATGAATGGCCTGATTGCGCTGATGCAGCACCCGCAGCCGCCTAGCGCGATTTTCTGTCATAGCGATCTTATGGCGCTGGGCGTGCTGGCGCAGGCCAGAAAGATGGGGCTGGATATCCCGCGCGACCTCTCCGTCGTCGGTTTCGATGATATTGAACAGGCGAAATACAGCTGGCCTCCGCTGACGTCTGTCGCCCAGCCGCGTTATCAGATCGGACGTGAGGCAATGCTGCTACTCTTAGAGCAGTTGCAAGGTAACACGGTACAAAGCGGTTCCCGTCTGTTGTCCAGCGAACTGGTTATACGCGACAGCGTCGCCGCGCCGAATTACGCCCGTAACAGGCTTTAA
- the ftsN gene encoding cell division protein FtsN, which translates to MAQRDYVSRGRSSGTRRKTTNSRKKGKTSGASKTMIALAVAVLVTFAGGLYFIAHNKPDESPVLPHQNVGKGNGLPPKPEERWRYIKELENRQLGVTTPTEPSAGGEIRSPVQLTDEQRQLLEQMQSDMRRQPTQLSEVPYNDQTQVPRSQVTIKPSTQPMQQPPVVTTQPTTRAPAVTQTTPVVPKQDIPRQETPRQEAPKQQPVKQPEAPKVEKTQRWAIQCGSFKTMDPAESVRAQLAFAGIESRITSNGGWNRIMLGPYNNRAAADSMIQRLKSAGASNCIPLASGG; encoded by the coding sequence GTGGCACAAAGAGACTACGTGAGCCGGGGACGTTCATCAGGGACGCGTCGGAAAACGACAAATAGCCGAAAAAAAGGCAAGACTTCAGGCGCATCCAAAACGATGATCGCACTGGCTGTTGCCGTTTTGGTCACCTTCGCGGGCGGTCTGTACTTTATCGCCCATAATAAACCCGATGAGTCCCCCGTTCTGCCGCATCAAAACGTGGGCAAAGGTAACGGACTGCCACCCAAGCCGGAAGAACGCTGGCGCTACATCAAAGAGCTGGAAAATCGTCAGTTGGGCGTCACAACGCCAACGGAGCCTTCTGCGGGTGGCGAAATTCGGTCGCCAGTGCAGTTGACGGATGAACAGCGTCAACTGCTGGAGCAGATGCAGTCTGATATGCGTCGTCAGCCAACGCAGCTCTCTGAGGTGCCGTATAACGACCAGACGCAGGTTCCGCGCTCTCAGGTAACGATTAAGCCGTCGACACAACCGATGCAGCAGCCACCTGTCGTGACGACACAGCCCACTACGCGGGCGCCTGCGGTCACGCAAACGACGCCTGTTGTTCCAAAGCAAGACATTCCAAGACAAGAAACACCAAGACAGGAAGCGCCGAAGCAACAGCCGGTCAAGCAGCCTGAAGCGCCAAAAGTCGAAAAAACGCAACGCTGGGCGATTCAATGTGGTTCCTTCAAAACCATGGATCCTGCCGAATCGGTGAGAGCGCAGCTGGCATTTGCGGGTATCGAAAGCCGTATCACCTCCAACGGTGGCTGGAACCGTATTATGCTGGGGCCTTATAACAACCGTGCTGCCGCAGATAGCATGATCCAACGCCTGAAAAGCGCGGGCGCATCAAACTGTATTCCTCTTGCCAGCGGGGGTTGA
- the hslV gene encoding ATP-dependent protease subunit HslV, producing the protein MTTIVSVRRNGQVVIGGDGQATLGNTVMKGNVRKVRRLYHDRVIAGFAGGTADAFTLFELFERKLELHQGHLVKAAVELAKDWRTDRMLRKLEALLAVADENASLIITGNGDVVQPENDLIAIGSGGPYAQAAARALLENTELGARDIVEKSLGIAGDICIYTNQFHTIEELASKA; encoded by the coding sequence GTGACAACAATTGTAAGCGTACGCCGCAACGGCCAGGTGGTCATTGGCGGTGATGGACAAGCCACTCTGGGCAACACCGTGATGAAAGGCAACGTGCGTAAGGTACGTCGCCTCTACCATGACCGCGTCATCGCTGGTTTCGCAGGCGGCACGGCGGATGCCTTCACCCTTTTTGAGCTTTTTGAACGCAAGCTGGAATTGCACCAGGGTCATCTGGTGAAAGCCGCTGTCGAACTGGCGAAAGACTGGCGTACCGACCGTATGCTACGCAAACTGGAAGCCCTGTTGGCCGTCGCGGACGAAAATGCTTCTCTGATCATTACCGGTAATGGCGATGTCGTGCAGCCTGAAAACGATCTGATCGCTATTGGCTCCGGCGGTCCTTATGCGCAGGCCGCAGCGCGCGCTTTACTGGAAAACACCGAGCTGGGTGCGCGTGATATCGTCGAGAAATCTCTGGGGATTGCGGGCGACATCTGTATCTACACCAACCAGTTCCACACGATAGAAGAATTAGCCTCCAAGGCGTAA
- the hslU gene encoding HslU--HslV peptidase ATPase subunit, which translates to MSEMTPREIVSELDSYIIGQHKAKRAVSIALRNRWRRMQLDEALRHEVTPKNILMIGPTGVGKTEIARRLAKLANAPFIKVEATKFTEVGYVGKEVDSIIRDLTDSAIKMVRLQSIEKNRFRAEEMAEDRILDVLIPPAKNNWGQAESTQEPSAARQAFRKKLREGQLDDKEIEIDLAAAPVGVEIMAPPGMEEMTNQLQSMFQNLAGQKQKARKIKIKDAFKLLIEEEAAKLVNPEELKQQAIEAVEQHGIVFIDEIDKICKRGESSGPDVSREGVQRDLLPLVEGCTVSTKHGMVKTDHILFIASGAFQVASPSDLIPELQGRLPIRVELQALTTEDFERILTEPSASLTEQYKALMATEGVDISFTADGIRRIAEAAWQVNESTENIGARRLHTVMERLIEDVSYDASEMNGQSVTIDADYVRNHLDELVADEDLSRFIL; encoded by the coding sequence ATGTCTGAAATGACCCCGCGCGAGATAGTCAGCGAACTCGACAGCTATATCATCGGCCAGCATAAAGCGAAACGCGCCGTTTCCATCGCGCTGCGTAACCGCTGGCGCCGTATGCAGTTGGACGAAGCACTCCGCCATGAAGTGACGCCTAAAAACATTCTCATGATCGGCCCAACCGGCGTCGGTAAAACCGAAATCGCTCGCCGTCTGGCGAAACTCGCCAATGCGCCGTTCATCAAAGTGGAAGCCACCAAATTCACCGAAGTGGGCTATGTCGGTAAAGAAGTTGACTCCATCATCCGCGATCTGACGGATTCCGCGATCAAAATGGTGCGACTCCAGTCCATCGAAAAAAACCGCTTCCGTGCGGAAGAGATGGCGGAAGACCGCATTCTGGACGTGCTGATTCCACCAGCGAAAAACAACTGGGGGCAGGCAGAAAGCACGCAGGAGCCTTCCGCTGCACGCCAGGCATTCCGCAAGAAACTGCGTGAAGGCCAGTTGGACGACAAAGAGATCGAGATCGATCTGGCTGCCGCCCCTGTTGGCGTCGAGATCATGGCACCGCCGGGCATGGAAGAGATGACCAACCAGCTCCAGTCCATGTTCCAGAACCTGGCAGGCCAGAAGCAAAAAGCCCGCAAGATCAAAATCAAAGACGCGTTCAAGCTGCTGATAGAAGAAGAAGCTGCCAAATTGGTGAACCCGGAAGAGCTGAAGCAGCAGGCGATTGAAGCCGTTGAGCAGCACGGTATCGTGTTCATCGATGAGATCGACAAAATCTGTAAGCGTGGCGAAAGCTCCGGCCCGGATGTTTCTCGTGAAGGCGTTCAGCGCGACCTGCTGCCGCTGGTTGAAGGCTGCACCGTATCCACCAAGCACGGTATGGTCAAAACCGACCACATCCTGTTTATCGCCTCCGGCGCGTTCCAGGTTGCCAGCCCGTCCGATCTGATTCCAGAATTGCAGGGACGTCTGCCGATTCGCGTGGAATTGCAGGCGCTGACGACGGAAGATTTCGAGCGCATCCTGACAGAACCTAGTGCCTCGCTGACCGAGCAGTACAAAGCGCTGATGGCGACAGAAGGTGTGGATATTTCGTTCACGGCCGATGGCATCCGCCGTATTGCCGAAGCCGCCTGGCAGGTAAACGAAAGCACCGAGAATATCGGCGCGCGCCGTCTGCATACCGTGATGGAGCGTTTGATCGAAGACGTTTCTTACGACGCCAGCGAAATGAACGGTCAAAGCGTTACCATTGACGCAGATTACGTCCGTAATCATCTGGATGAATTAGTAGCAGATGAAGATCTGAGTCGATTTATCTTATAA
- a CDS encoding 1,4-dihydroxy-2-naphthoate polyprenyltransferase yields MTLSTHSSKTKAWLDSLRPKTLPLAFASIVTGSAIASWHSSFKPGVALLALLTAGLLQILSNLANDYGDAVKGSDTEDRIGPLRGIQTGAITLAQLRNALIVTVTLTIISGVSLVILACEKPADIFGFLILGLLAIFAAITYTVGNKPYGYIGLGDISVLIFFGWLSVAGSYYLQTGHFDSIVMLPATACGLLATAVLNINNLRDIDNDRISGKNTLAVRLGAEKARFYHTMLLLLAPVCLGLFATFYLHSLAGWLFILTLPLLIKQARYVLRETSAFSMRPMLEKTVKGALLTNILFAVGVILS; encoded by the coding sequence ATGACCTTATCAACCCATAGCAGCAAAACCAAAGCCTGGCTGGATAGTCTGCGTCCAAAAACGTTGCCATTAGCTTTCGCGTCCATCGTTACTGGCTCGGCGATTGCGAGCTGGCATAGCAGCTTTAAACCGGGCGTAGCATTACTGGCGTTGTTGACCGCCGGACTGCTGCAAATCCTTTCCAATCTGGCAAACGACTATGGGGATGCGGTAAAAGGCAGCGATACCGAGGACCGCATCGGGCCGCTGCGCGGCATCCAGACCGGGGCAATTACGCTGGCTCAATTGCGCAATGCACTGATCGTGACGGTGACGCTCACCATCATTTCCGGCGTGAGTCTGGTGATTCTGGCGTGTGAAAAGCCCGCGGATATCTTTGGTTTCCTGATTCTGGGGCTGCTGGCGATTTTCGCCGCCATCACCTATACCGTCGGTAACAAGCCCTACGGTTACATTGGGCTCGGCGATATCTCGGTGCTGATCTTTTTCGGCTGGCTCAGCGTCGCCGGGTCGTATTATTTGCAAACTGGCCACTTCGACAGCATCGTGATGCTGCCTGCTACAGCCTGCGGTCTGTTGGCGACAGCGGTCTTGAACATCAACAACCTGCGCGATATCGACAACGATCGCATCAGTGGAAAGAACACGCTGGCGGTACGCCTCGGTGCGGAAAAAGCGCGTTTCTACCACACGATGTTGCTATTGCTGGCGCCAGTTTGTCTCGGTCTGTTTGCAACGTTTTATCTGCACAGTCTGGCAGGTTGGCTCTTTATTCTGACGCTCCCGTTGCTGATTAAGCAGGCGCGCTATGTGCTGCGTGAAACCAGCGCATTCAGCATGCGTCCGATGCTGGAAAAAACGGTGAAAGGCGCGCTGCTGACCAACATTCTGTTCGCTGTTGGCGTGATACTGAGTTAG
- the rraA gene encoding ribonuclease E activity regulator RraA — MKYDTSELCDIYHEEVNVVEPLFSNFGGRTSFGGKITTVKCFEDNGLLFDLLEENGLGRVLLVDGGGSVRRALINAEIARLATQNEWEGIVVYGAVRQVDDLAELDIGIQAMAAIPVGASSEGIGESDIRVNFGGVTFFSGDHLYADNTGIILAEDPLDIE, encoded by the coding sequence ATGAAATACGATACTTCCGAACTGTGCGATATCTACCACGAAGAGGTGAATGTTGTTGAACCTCTGTTCTCTAACTTTGGCGGGCGTACTTCATTTGGTGGCAAAATCACCACGGTGAAATGTTTTGAGGATAACGGCCTGCTGTTCGATCTCCTTGAAGAGAACGGCCTTGGGCGCGTGCTTCTGGTCGATGGCGGAGGCTCCGTGCGCCGCGCGTTGATCAACGCGGAAATCGCCCGATTGGCGACGCAAAACGAATGGGAAGGCATTGTCGTTTATGGCGCAGTGCGTCAGGTTGACGATTTGGCTGAGCTGGATATCGGTATTCAGGCGATGGCCGCGATTCCGGTCGGTGCCAGTAGCGAAGGCATCGGCGAGAGCGATATTCGTGTCAACTTCGGTGGTGTGACCTTCTTCTCCGGTGACCATTTATATGCCGATAACACCGGTATTATTTTAGCGGAAGACCCGCTGGATATTGAATAA
- the zapB gene encoding septal ring assembly protein ZapB, translating to MSFEVFEKLEAKVQQAIDTITLLQMEIEELKEQNNALSQDVQAAAGSREALVRENEQLKEEQVVWQERLRALLGKMEEV from the coding sequence ATGTCATTTGAAGTGTTTGAAAAGCTGGAAGCGAAAGTTCAGCAGGCGATTGATACCATCACGCTGTTGCAAATGGAAATTGAAGAGCTGAAAGAGCAGAACAACGCGCTGTCGCAGGATGTTCAGGCGGCAGCTGGTTCACGTGAAGCGCTGGTGCGCGAGAACGAACAGTTGAAAGAAGAGCAAGTGGTATGGCAAGAGCGCTTACGCGCGCTGTTAGGCAAAATGGAAGAAGTCTGA
- a CDS encoding MIP/aquaporin family protein has translation MSQAERSTLKGQCIAEFLGTGLLIFFGVGCVAALKLAGASFGQWEISIIWGLGVAMAIYLTAAISGAHLNPAVTIALWLFACFDGRKVVPYILAQIAGAFCAAALVYGLYHNLFVDFEQANNMVRGSTESLSLAGIFSTYPNPHISVMQALLVETVITAILMCLILALTDDGNGIPRGPLAPLLIGILIAVIGASMGPLTGFALNPARDFGPKLFAFLAGWGNVAFTGAREIPYFLVPIFGPIIGACLGAFGYRALIGRNLPCDVCEPEAETTTRRESR, from the coding sequence ATGAGCCAAGCAGAACGTTCAACGCTAAAAGGCCAGTGTATCGCCGAATTTCTCGGCACTGGCCTGCTGATTTTCTTCGGTGTCGGCTGCGTCGCCGCATTGAAACTGGCGGGAGCCAGCTTCGGACAGTGGGAGATCAGCATCATTTGGGGTCTGGGGGTTGCGATGGCAATCTACCTGACCGCCGCGATTTCCGGTGCTCACCTCAACCCGGCCGTTACTATCGCCCTGTGGCTGTTTGCCTGTTTCGATGGACGCAAGGTGGTACCTTACATTTTGGCGCAAATTGCAGGCGCATTTTGTGCCGCCGCACTGGTCTACGGTCTGTATCACAATCTGTTTGTGGATTTTGAACAAGCCAACAATATGGTGCGCGGCAGTACGGAAAGCCTGAGTTTAGCGGGCATTTTCTCAACCTATCCGAACCCGCATATTTCCGTCATGCAGGCGCTGCTGGTTGAAACCGTCATCACCGCTATCCTGATGTGCCTGATTCTGGCGCTGACCGACGATGGTAACGGCATCCCACGCGGGCCGCTCGCTCCCCTGTTGATCGGTATTCTGATTGCTGTCATCGGTGCGTCCATGGGGCCGCTGACCGGCTTCGCCCTCAACCCGGCGCGTGACTTTGGTCCTAAACTGTTCGCGTTCCTGGCGGGCTGGGGCAACGTGGCCTTCACTGGCGCACGCGAAATTCCTTACTTCCTGGTTCCCATCTTCGGCCCGATTATCGGTGCCTGTCTGGGTGCCTTCGGTTATCGCGCACTGATTGGCCGTAATCTGCCATGTGATGTCTGCGAACCCGAGGCAGAAACTACCACGCGTCGTGAAAGCCGTTAA
- the glpK gene encoding glycerol kinase GlpK — MNPEKKYIVALDQGTTSSRAIVLDHDANIVSVSQREFTQIYPKAGWVEHDPMEIWASQSSTLVEVLAKADISSDEVAGIGITNQRETTVVWEKESGKPIYNAIVWQCRRTAEICEKLKKDGLEEYVRNTTGLVVDPYFSGTKVKWILDHVEGSRERAKRGELLFGTIDTWLIWKMTQGRVHVTDYTNASRTMLFNIHTLEWDTRMLEALDIPREMLPEVRASSEVYGQTNIGGKGGTRIPIAGIAGDQQAALYGQLCVNPGQAKNTYGTGCFLLMNTGKEAVLSKHGLLTTIACGPRGEVNYALEGSVFVGGASIQWLRDELKLIGDSMDSEYFATKVKDTNGVYVVPAFTGLGAPYWDPYARGAIFGLTRGVNANHIIRATLESIAFQTRDVLDAMQADADTRLKALRVDGGAVANNFLMQFQSDILGTRVERPEVRESTALGAAFLAGLATGFWNDLDEVKSKATIEREFRPSIETVERNYRYSGWQKAVARARNWEDHDA; from the coding sequence ATGAACCCGGAAAAAAAATACATTGTCGCACTCGACCAGGGCACAACCAGCTCTCGCGCCATCGTGCTGGATCATGATGCCAACATCGTTAGCGTTTCACAGCGTGAATTCACCCAGATCTACCCAAAAGCGGGCTGGGTAGAGCACGACCCAATGGAGATTTGGGCGTCACAGAGCTCAACGCTGGTCGAAGTGCTGGCCAAAGCCGACATCAGCTCGGATGAAGTCGCGGGCATTGGTATCACCAACCAGCGTGAAACCACCGTCGTCTGGGAAAAAGAGAGCGGCAAACCGATTTATAACGCCATCGTCTGGCAGTGTCGTCGTACCGCTGAAATTTGCGAAAAACTGAAGAAAGACGGTCTGGAAGAGTACGTTCGCAACACCACCGGACTGGTGGTTGACCCCTACTTCTCCGGCACCAAGGTGAAGTGGATTCTGGATCACGTTGAAGGCTCTCGTGAACGCGCTAAGCGCGGCGAACTGCTGTTTGGCACCATCGATACCTGGCTGATTTGGAAAATGACGCAGGGGCGTGTTCACGTCACGGATTACACCAACGCTTCCCGCACCATGCTGTTCAATATTCATACGCTGGAATGGGATACCCGCATGCTGGAAGCGCTGGATATCCCGCGTGAGATGCTGCCAGAAGTGCGCGCGTCTTCAGAAGTTTACGGCCAGACCAACATTGGCGGCAAAGGCGGCACGCGTATTCCTATCGCTGGTATCGCGGGCGACCAGCAGGCGGCGCTGTACGGCCAGCTTTGCGTCAACCCAGGACAGGCGAAAAACACTTATGGCACCGGCTGCTTCCTGCTGATGAATACCGGTAAAGAAGCGGTACTGTCCAAACACGGCCTGCTGACCACCATCGCCTGCGGCCCACGCGGCGAAGTTAACTACGCGCTGGAAGGCTCGGTGTTCGTTGGCGGCGCTTCTATCCAATGGCTGCGTGACGAGCTGAAACTGATCGGCGACTCAATGGACTCCGAATACTTCGCAACGAAAGTGAAGGACACCAACGGCGTCTATGTCGTACCGGCTTTCACCGGTTTGGGCGCGCCTTACTGGGACCCGTATGCTCGTGGCGCGATCTTCGGTCTGACCCGCGGCGTGAACGCGAACCACATCATTCGCGCGACGCTGGAATCCATTGCCTTCCAGACCCGCGACGTACTGGATGCCATGCAGGCAGACGCCGATACGCGCCTGAAAGCGCTGCGTGTCGACGGCGGTGCGGTAGCTAACAACTTCCTGATGCAGTTCCAGTCCGACATTCTCGGCACACGTGTGGAACGTCCGGAAGTGCGTGAATCTACCGCGCTGGGTGCAGCTTTCCTGGCGGGTCTTGCCACGGGATTCTGGAACGATCTGGACGAAGTGAAGAGCAAAGCTACAATTGAGCGCGAATTCCGCCCCAGCATCGAAACGGTGGAGCGTAACTACCGCTACAGCGGCTGGCAGAAAGCCGTGGCCCGTGCCCGTAACTGGGAAGATCACGACGCGTAA